A section of the Triticum dicoccoides isolate Atlit2015 ecotype Zavitan chromosome 7A, WEW_v2.0, whole genome shotgun sequence genome encodes:
- the LOC119329130 gene encoding heme oxygenase 1, chloroplastic-like: MAPAAASASASASLAATATAPHHALAPPRASVSVAAAGRNSGLSVSVGVRSVPGISVVNSQRRRMVAAAAATEMAPAARGEGGGKPFVDEMRAVAMRLHTKDQAREGEKEPQAPPVARWEPTVEGYLRFLVDSKLVFQTLEDIVDRAAVPWYAEFRNTGLERSEPLKKDLEWFTEQGHTIPEPTAAGTAYASYLEELSEKDPQAFICHFYNVYFAHTAGGRMIGKKVAEKILDKKELEFYKWEGTLSQLLQNVRITLNQVASSWSREEKDHCLEETEKSFAYSGDLLRQIFT; this comes from the exons ATGGCGCCCGCGGCAGCATCCGCATCGGCATCGGCATcgctcgccgccaccgccaccgccccgcaCCACGCCCTCGCGCCCCCGCGCGCCTCCGTCTCGGTCGCCGCCGCCGGGAGGAACAGCGGCCTGTCCGTGTCGGTCGGCGTGCGCTCCGTGCCGGGGATTTCTGTGGTTAATTCGCAGCGGAGGAGGatggtcgcggcggcggcggcgaccgagaTGGCGCCCGCGGCGAGGGGCGAGGGCGGGGGCAAGCCGTTCGTGGACGAGATGAGGGCCGTCGCCATGCGGCTGCACACCAAGGACCAGGCCAGGGAGGGGGAGAAGGAGCCCCAGGCGCCCCCCGTCGCCAGGTGGGAGCCCACCGTCGAGGGCTACCTGCGCTTCCTCGTCGACAGCAAGCTCGTCTTCCAGACGCTCGAGGACATCGTCGACCGCGCCGCCGTCCCCTGGT ATGCGGAGTTTAGGAATACTGGGTTGGAGAGATCCGAGCCACTGAAGAAAGATCTGGAATGGTTCACGGAACAGGGTCACACCATTCCAGAACCAACTGCTGCTGGTACTGCATATGCTTCCTATCTGGAAGAGTTGTCTGAGAAGGATCCCCAAGCATTTATCTGCCACTTCTATAATGTGTACTTTGCTCATACTGCTGGAGGCCGAATGATTGGCAAAAAG GTTGCCGAGAAGATTCTGGACAAGAAAGAGCTGGAGTTCTACAAGTGGGAAGGTACCCTGTCCCAGCTGCTGCAGAATGTCCGCATCACACTAAACCAAGTTGCTTCT AGCTGGTCTCGGGAAGAGAAGGACCACTGCCTGGAGGAGACCGAGAAGTCGTTCGCCTACTCAGGAGATCTCCTACGCCAGATATTCACCTGA